In Moorella sp. Hama-1, a single genomic region encodes these proteins:
- a CDS encoding LysR family transcriptional regulator, translating into MDGQLLTFITVVEKKSFSHAAQELHLTQPAVTTQIRNLEKYYGIKLLQRDNKSVVPTPAGRKLYLYAQQIIALYNRAQAELETLGGILRGHLRIGATYTIAEYILPQVVGFFKNEFPQAEIAIFLGNRDEVYRSILEDESDMAIVAGDCQNRNLVCDHWLTDNLVIIVNSDHPWAERGSITPAEVYEERFILREVGSSSRQLWENALKEAGFDPEKLSVFLELNSHEAIKKWVELNFGVAVLSEWVVAREVRLKTLAKVSVQGLCLKRNINLIYSRDLRHPLAEQFLQFCRSNKKRFWKMINEQD; encoded by the coding sequence CTGGACGGCCAGCTTTTAACCTTTATTACTGTGGTGGAAAAGAAGAGTTTTTCTCACGCTGCCCAGGAATTGCATTTAACCCAGCCGGCCGTTACCACCCAGATCCGTAATCTTGAAAAGTATTATGGCATTAAATTATTGCAACGTGATAATAAATCCGTGGTACCCACACCGGCGGGCAGAAAACTTTACCTTTATGCCCAGCAAATTATTGCTCTTTACAACCGGGCCCAGGCCGAGCTTGAAACACTGGGAGGGATTTTACGCGGTCATTTACGCATCGGCGCGACCTATACCATTGCTGAATATATTCTACCACAGGTGGTAGGCTTTTTTAAAAATGAATTTCCGCAAGCCGAAATTGCTATCTTCCTGGGTAATAGAGATGAAGTCTATCGATCTATTTTAGAGGATGAAAGCGATATGGCAATTGTTGCCGGCGACTGCCAGAATAGGAATCTCGTTTGTGACCACTGGTTAACGGATAACCTGGTCATCATCGTTAATAGTGATCATCCCTGGGCTGAACGGGGTAGTATTACCCCGGCCGAGGTTTATGAAGAAAGGTTTATTTTGCGAGAAGTGGGTTCCAGCTCCCGGCAGCTTTGGGAAAACGCTTTAAAGGAAGCAGGTTTTGATCCAGAAAAGCTAAGTGTCTTCCTAGAATTAAATAGCCATGAGGCCATTAAAAAGTGGGTGGAACTTAATTTCGGCGTAGCTGTCCTTTCCGAATGGGTGGTAGCTAGAGAAGTACGTTTGAAGACCCTGGCCAAGGTTAGTGTACAAGGCTTGTGTCTTAAGCGCAATATCAATCTTATTTACTCCAGAGACCTGCGACATCCATTGGCGGAGCAGTTTTTGCAATTTTGCCGGAGCAACAAAAAGCGTTTTTGGAAGATGATTAATGAGCAGGATTAA
- a CDS encoding lactate utilization protein: MSLSDSFNQSRDWRNGQIGQKVREALQKRGFQASYVMTTQEAREEVLKLTPAGSSVGISGSVTIRELGLVEELKKRGHIVYDHWAPGLTKEENMAVRRNQLTADVFLTGCNAITLDGRLLNTDFTGNRVAAMIFGPRRTIMVAGINKVVPNVEAGLRRIKDVATPLNSHRRQWGKACAVAGHCIECNLPDKSCRVTTIIEMCPDGNQDFYVVLIGEELGY, from the coding sequence ATGAGCCTGTCAGATAGCTTTAATCAAAGCAGGGATTGGCGAAACGGGCAAATTGGTCAGAAGGTAAGGGAAGCCTTGCAAAAAAGGGGTTTCCAGGCCAGCTATGTTATGACTACCCAGGAGGCCAGGGAGGAAGTACTTAAATTGACACCTGCAGGAAGCAGCGTGGGCATCAGTGGATCGGTAACCATTCGTGAACTGGGATTAGTAGAAGAGTTAAAAAAACGTGGCCATATAGTATATGATCATTGGGCACCAGGGCTTACGAAGGAAGAGAATATGGCCGTGCGCCGGAACCAGCTTACAGCCGACGTTTTTTTGACCGGCTGTAATGCTATTACTTTGGATGGTCGGTTATTGAACACTGATTTTACGGGCAATAGAGTGGCGGCCATGATTTTTGGCCCCCGGCGTACGATAATGGTCGCCGGTATCAATAAAGTAGTACCCAATGTTGAGGCCGGCCTCAGGCGCATTAAGGATGTGGCTACACCCCTCAACTCCCACCGCCGCCAGTGGGGTAAAGCCTGTGCCGTGGCCGGGCATTGCATTGAATGTAACTTACCTGATAAATCGTGCCGGGTTACGACAATTATTGAAATGTGCCCGGATGGCAACCAGGATTTTTATGTCGTACTTATTGGGGAGGAACTAGGTTATTAG
- a CDS encoding thymidine phosphorylase, with product MQMLDLIRRKREGQALEPAEIEAMIGDYTAGAIPDYQMAAFLMAVYFRGLSREETAALTRAMVASGEQVDWSAIPGVKVDKHSTGGVADTTTLVLAPLVAAAGVSVVKMSGRGLGHTGGTIDKLESIPGFRVQLEREEMVRQVKAIGLAVTAPTGQLAPADGKLYALRDVTATVESIPLIASSVMSKKIAAGADAIVLDVKVGSGAFMPDLDSARELARTMVELGRDVGRRVVAVITNMDEPLGMMVGNALEVREAIAVLSGGGPRELREVCLTLGSQMLLLAGVGDSGDVCRQWEGISAGTTPGTRKADQRLEGFPPGAAGRAGEVYQGREGSLPEATSNVEEARRRLEDLLASGAALAKFRQFIAAQGGDPAVVDRPELLPASREQVMIAAAGSGYISAVQAHLVGEAAMLLGAGRMTKESPIDLAVGIELKKRRGDYVRAGEPLAVFHVNDRTNLAAARQRFLAAYTLAAAPPAPQPLVYEVIGG from the coding sequence ATGCAAATGCTCGACTTAATCCGCCGCAAGCGCGAGGGGCAAGCCCTGGAGCCGGCGGAAATCGAGGCCATGATTGGCGATTATACGGCCGGGGCAATTCCCGACTACCAGATGGCTGCTTTCCTCATGGCCGTCTATTTCCGCGGCCTGAGCCGGGAGGAAACGGCGGCACTCACCCGGGCCATGGTGGCCTCCGGGGAGCAGGTCGACTGGAGTGCCATCCCCGGCGTCAAGGTCGACAAGCACAGCACCGGTGGCGTGGCCGACACCACCACCCTGGTGCTGGCGCCCCTGGTGGCCGCCGCCGGGGTGTCGGTGGTCAAGATGTCCGGCCGTGGCCTGGGGCATACCGGCGGTACCATTGACAAGCTGGAGTCCATCCCCGGCTTCCGGGTGCAGCTGGAACGGGAAGAAATGGTCCGTCAGGTAAAGGCCATCGGCCTGGCCGTCACCGCCCCGACGGGGCAACTCGCCCCGGCCGACGGCAAACTTTACGCCCTGCGGGACGTCACGGCGACGGTAGAGAGTATCCCCCTCATTGCCAGCAGTGTCATGAGCAAGAAGATCGCCGCCGGCGCCGACGCCATCGTCCTGGACGTCAAGGTGGGCAGCGGCGCCTTTATGCCCGACCTGGATTCCGCCCGGGAACTCGCCCGGACTATGGTGGAATTGGGCCGGGACGTCGGGCGGCGGGTAGTGGCCGTTATCACCAACATGGACGAACCCCTGGGGATGATGGTAGGCAATGCCCTGGAGGTCCGGGAGGCCATCGCCGTTTTGTCCGGAGGCGGGCCGCGGGAGCTGCGGGAGGTCTGCCTGACCCTGGGCAGCCAGATGCTCCTGCTGGCCGGAGTAGGCGATAGCGGGGACGTGTGCCGGCAATGGGAAGGAATATCGGCTGGAACTACCCCTGGTACCAGAAAGGCGGACCAGCGCCTTGAAGGATTTCCGCCTGGAGCAGCCGGCCGCGCCGGGGAGGTGTACCAGGGCCGGGAGGGATCGCTCCCTGAAGCCACCAGCAATGTAGAAGAGGCGCGCCGGCGCCTGGAGGACCTCCTGGCCAGCGGCGCCGCCCTGGCCAAATTCCGGCAGTTCATCGCCGCCCAGGGCGGCGACCCGGCGGTAGTCGACCGGCCGGAACTCCTGCCTGCATCCAGGGAACAAGTGATGATAGCCGCTGCGGGGAGCGGCTACATTAGCGCCGTCCAGGCGCACCTGGTGGGCGAAGCGGCCATGCTCCTGGGGGCCGGGCGGATGACTAAAGAAAGCCCCATCGACCTGGCGGTGGGTATTGAACTGAAGAAACGCCGTGGCGATTACGTCCGCGCCGGTGAACCCCTGGCCGTCTTCCACGTCAACGACCGGACCAACCTGGCGGCGGCGCGGCAGAGGTTCCTGGCGGCCTATACCCTGGCCGCCGCACCGCCCGCCCCGCAACCCCTGGTGTATGAGGTAATCGGGGGGTAA
- a CDS encoding sulfite exporter TauE/SafE family protein: protein MLLTWLTASLAIALAATLQGITGFGFALIAVPLLMLVFDAHTAVVLNLLISFCTQLALSLRVREGVVRPLLIHLFGGSLIGIPVGLYVFLHFNMQNLKIFISAITIFFALALLKNIRIEKLAGRWVENLVGSLSGFLSTSVGIPGPPVVLFLNHQDLCKENFRATASAYFTFLYSVSLIFLGFSGSVSQSIAAKAFTLLPFAFLGSYLGVYLFPRVSQRHFQYGVPLLVVATGIYSLLTTIL from the coding sequence ATGCTTTTGACATGGTTGACTGCCTCCCTGGCAATCGCCCTGGCAGCCACTTTACAGGGAATAACGGGTTTCGGTTTTGCCCTCATCGCGGTCCCCCTGTTGATGCTCGTTTTTGATGCCCATACGGCAGTTGTTTTAAATCTGCTTATTTCCTTCTGTACCCAGTTAGCTTTAAGCCTCCGGGTGCGGGAGGGGGTTGTTCGCCCTTTACTTATCCATCTCTTCGGAGGTAGCCTTATTGGTATACCGGTGGGTTTGTATGTTTTTCTCCATTTCAATATGCAAAACCTGAAGATATTCATCAGCGCCATTACTATTTTCTTTGCCTTAGCTTTGCTTAAAAACATAAGGATCGAAAAACTGGCTGGCCGGTGGGTGGAAAACCTGGTCGGGAGCCTCTCCGGTTTTTTAAGTACCAGCGTGGGGATTCCCGGGCCACCAGTGGTCCTGTTTTTAAACCATCAAGATCTATGTAAAGAGAACTTCCGGGCAACAGCATCGGCCTATTTCACCTTTCTCTATAGTGTCAGCCTTATTTTCCTGGGTTTTTCCGGCAGTGTTAGCCAGAGTATTGCCGCCAAGGCCTTCACCCTTTTACCATTTGCCTTTTTAGGCAGCTACCTGGGGGTTTACCTCTTCCCCCGGGTTTCCCAGAGGCACTTCCAGTACGGCGTACCCCTGCTGGTTGTAGCCACCGGAATTTACTCCTTGCTGACAACTATACTCTAA